CATTTTGGACAGGGAAAAATACCCTCTTCCATATCTTTAATCGAGGTAGTAACCTCAAATACATTCTGACAATCCTGACATTTATAATTGTAATTGGGCATGGATATCAGTCCTCCTTTCTGCTGTAGATATTTTCATTTTCAACTGTTAAAATATTTTACATAAATTAAGATAATTTAGCAACAGGCATCTATGGATTTGATTTATTAATTTTTCCAATTATTAAATAAAAAGTTTGACATTGATGATATTATAATACATATAATAACTGATATTATAAGCAGATACCAAATTATGAATTTGTTAGGAGAAAAAAATAATGTTTAGTTTTAAAACATTGCCAGAAATGCTTCAAGAAAGCGTAAAAAAACATGGGGAAAAACCTGCATTTAAAGTTAAAGAACAAGGAAGGTTCATCCCGGTTACTTATAAGGAACTATATCAGAAGATAAAATCTTTTGGAACCGGATTACTGGAAATCGGTATAAAAGAATTAGACCATGTCGGACTGATAAGTGAAAACCGATTGGAATGGATTATCTCGGATCTTGCAATAATACATCTCAGAGCTGCTGATGTTCCCTGCAGCGGTGGTAGCTCTCCAAAAGATATATATTTTAAGCTTAGCCACTCTGATTCCACAGCAGCTATACTGGAAGGAGAGAAGCAGTTCATCAATTTCCTGCAGATGCCGAAGGCATTGCCAGAAATAAAAAATATAATTTTGCTTGATAAAATAAATCTTTTTTGTGAAATAGCGGAGGCTCCGGAATGGGCAATCCCAATCGATTTTGTCGAAAATAATAAAATAAGCAAAATTTTTGAAAAAACATTAAACAGTTTTATCAGACATCAAAATACTGCTTTATTCTTATCACCAAAGGCTAAAAATTTTTTAGAAAATTATCTGGAAAATAATCAGCAAGTATTAAATAAATTAAAGGGTAAACTTCCTGCTGCTTTTTTCAAAGAAACCCTAATGCAAAGGATATATACTGTTGACAAAGGTTTTAACCAGCAAAAATCTTTTAAAATTTATTCTTTTGATTATATCTCACAAAAGGGCCAGAAACTTTTAGAAAAGGGAAATAATAAATTTGAAGAAATAGCTAAAAGCGTCAGGGAAGATGATCTGGTAACAATCATTTATACATCCGGTACAACAGCGGACCCAAAAGGTGTTATGCTGGTTCATTCCAATTTTGTTCATAATGTTCGGGTAATGCCTCCTGTTCAAGATATTAATGGAAATGACAGGTTTTTATCAGTCCTGCCTTCCTGGCATATCTTTGAAAGAACGGCAGAATACCTTTCCTTAACCGTTGGTGCATCAACCGCCTACAGCAAGCCTTTTAAACAAATACTTCTTCCTGACCTTGCGGATGAAAAACCAACCATAATGACCAGTGTACCAAGAATATGGGAAAGTGTTTATCAGGGAGCTATGGCAAAAGCCAATAAAGGAAGTTCTTTTCAAAAAAAAGTATTCGACTGGGCCTTTAAAGTGGGGACAAAGTATAAAGAAGCAGAAAAAATTGCCAATAATGAAATTCCATTATTTGACAGATTGGAATTTAGTCCTGAAGAAAGAAAAAAAGCCAGAAAGACTATGGCTATGTTAGGATGGCAATACAAGCTCGCCGACAAGCTGGTCTACAAAAAAATCAAGGAAGTTGCCGGAGGTAAGCTGAGATTTGCCATCAGTGGTGGAGGAGCATTACCGGATAATGTAGATAAATTCTTTGATATAGCCGGAATTCTGGTCTGTGAAGGTTATGGACTAACTGAAACTTCCCCGGTCTTATCTGCCAGGAATCCCAATGCCCGAATCATATCTACCGTGGGGACAACCATGCCCGAGGCTGAAATAAAAATAGTTAATAAGGATAACCTGAAAAAAGAAATACCCAATGGCCAAACCGGTGTAGTTCTGACTAAAGGTCCGATGGTTATGAGAGGTTATTACAAAAATGAACAGAAGACTGCTGAGGTTATCCAGGATGGCTGGTTTAATACCGGAGATCTGGGAAGAAAGACAAAAAACGGTAAATATTTGCAATTAGTAGGCAGATCAAAAGATACCATAGTCTTAAGAGGTGGGGAGAATGTTGAACCCCAGCCTCTGGAAGAAAAATTACTGGAGAGTGAACTTATTAACATGGCTGTGGTAGTAGGCCAGGATAAACCTCGCCTGGGGGTACTCATTGTTCCAAATTTTGAAACTTTAAAGGCTTTTTGGGAGAAGGAAAAAACTAAAATTGAAAACATCAGTGATTATTTAAAAGATCCTAAAACTATTTCTCTTTTCCAGCAGGAAGTCAGAAGACTAATATCCAGAGAAAACGGCTTTAATCCATATGAAACAGTTATGGGATTAGCTTTATGTTCACGGGAATTTAGTGTAGAAACAGGAGAGTTAACTGAAACCCTAAAAGTAAAAAGATTTGAAATCCATAAAAAATTTGAAGAGATTATTAATAAAATCTGCGGATAGATAAAACAATCAAATAGTTCAGACTATAAGTTTTTTATTCAAGTAGTCAACAAAACTCCGAGATTAAAAGCTTTATCAAGGAGTTTTGTTGACTTTCTAACCCCTTCTCCGGAATCTGATTCAGTAGCAATCAATGTATCAACCAATTCAATATTGGCAAAATACTTACACCATATTCTAATAGATGCCAGTGCATGCTCAGGATTTCTGGAAATGTTAGCTACCCAGACAAAGATGGCTTTCTTTTTTTTCTTAATCCTGGGCTTAAAGACCAATTTGCCGTTTGGCTGGGTAATAATCTCTGCCAGACAGTTTGATCTATCTATCATAAGCTTGAGCTGGGCACTGAAAGATGCAAAATAAGCAGGTGCACCAATAACCAGGGCATCAGCGCTTTCAAGGATACTATAAATTTTATCCATCCCGTCATGAAAAAAACAATATTCAGGAGAGGGAAATTTTTCACAAGCCTGGCAGGGCAGAATATCCAGATCATTAAGGTAAATTTTTTCTGTCCTGGCGCCAGAAGTTTGAGCTCCTTCCAGGGCTTTTGTTACCAGAGTATCCGTATTCATACCCTTCCTGGGACTGCCTATAATACCCACTACCTTTAAATTATTACTCATTTTTCTTATTGCTCCTTCATAAGATTATTACAATTTATTATAAATCTCTTTAATTACCGGAACAGTAATATTATTTTCTTCCGCCATACGGATTAAAGTGCCACCGAAAATATCTCCCTCGTGCCGAGCATTACCTTTTTCATAATCTCTCTGGAAAGATGTTTTGGTCTCATAGGGAAAACCTTGTGCTTTTTTAATTGTCTCCTCAACTATGTTTTCTGCGAAATCTACATTTTTTGCATTTCCGATTAAAATTACTTCATTCATAATTTCCTCTGTTAAAGTCCTTAGCTTCTCATCTCCCAGAACTTCTCCAATTGTTTTTCCTGCATAAGCAGTTACCAGGCTGAATGGTGCAATAAAAATATATTTTTCCCATATTGCCGGATATGGATTTTCAAACCAGGAAGCCTTTATTCCTATTTGTTTGAAATATTCAGCAATTGGCTGATAGTTATACTTCTGATATTCAGGATCTTTACCAAATACAATTTGCCCTTCCTGCCCCTTCTGTCTGACTGTTCCCGGTATTTCGATACTGGAAGATACGTAAACCGCAGCCGGTGTAACTATTGCCTTCTGTAATTTTTCCCGAATTCTTTCATAAATATCAACCCCATTTAATAAAGGAATAATTATAGTATGAGACGAGACATTTTTTGATATGGCAGAAACTGCATTTTCTAAATCATATCCCTTTACACAGAGTAAATACAAATCAGGAGTTGGAATTCTTCTTATATTATCTGTAGCAATATTGGGAAAGCAATTGAATTCATCGTTATCCGTTATAAGCTTAAGTCCATGCTCCTGAACATATTTCAGGTGTTCTCCGCGACCTATGAAATATACTTCCATATCATTCAGATTTTCAGTATTAATTTTATGTGCTATCCTGCCACCAAAATAACCTCCGACTCCACCGATACCATATACACATACATTTTTAATTTCTTTTGACATATTTTCCTCCCACTTGCCTTAATAATTATTATTAACTCATAATATAGAGATAATGGCATCATAAAATCTAAAAATAATATGAATTTAATACTTTATAAACTGGATTACTTTATTGTTATTATAATAACATAATTTAAAATATTTTTATTTAGAGATTTTGGGAAGAATAAGACACCTTTTCATTTGTATAATATTATTGAGTCTGACAATTAAAATAATATCTGATAATTTCCTTCTGTTATTAAAAGTTATTTAATAAAATTGTCTTATTAGTTGAAATAAAAATATCGATGTTTTTCTCAATATTTGAAGCTATTTAAATGTAAAAACCCTTAGAGAGAGAAAAAATATTTTTGCTATAGTCCTGAGTTTAGCAAAGCATGATCCCATAATAGTCTATATGTACCATCATATTTTCTTGCCCCATAGTCAGTAAAAAGGGGGGTATCTCTATAAATAAAATAGAAGGCTTTTTTTATTCCTGAGTCTTTTATATAATCAATCATCTCTTTTAAGGCTACAGCCTGTATTTTTTCATCAGTAGAGTAATCATCCAGGGAAGACCAGCTTATATTAAACTCTGTTATATAAGTACTTTCGACTCCAAAGCCATTTACCATTTTAGTTATAATTCTTTTCCAGTCGTTGTTATAATTGTCATTTCCGCCCCTGTACATATTAAAGGCTAAAATATCAATATCACCCTTTCCAACCATTATCCAATAATCTATATAATCGGTAAAACAGGTATAGCTTATTTTCCCGTTGGTGAATATTGTTTTCACTTCACTTGCTATAGATTTTAGATTCTCAATCATTTGCACTGCAGTTAATGTAGTGCCATCAACATGCCATTCCTCTTCATTTCCTATTTGGAACTCATAAACTCCATTACTCTGTGCCCATTGGG
The sequence above is a segment of the Atribacterota bacterium genome. Coding sequences within it:
- a CDS encoding 2-dehydropantoate 2-reductase — its product is MSKEIKNVCVYGIGGVGGYFGGRIAHKINTENLNDMEVYFIGRGEHLKYVQEHGLKLITDNDEFNCFPNIATDNIRRIPTPDLYLLCVKGYDLENAVSAISKNVSSHTIIIPLLNGVDIYERIREKLQKAIVTPAAVYVSSSIEIPGTVRQKGQEGQIVFGKDPEYQKYNYQPIAEYFKQIGIKASWFENPYPAIWEKYIFIAPFSLVTAYAGKTIGEVLGDEKLRTLTEEIMNEVILIGNAKNVDFAENIVEETIKKAQGFPYETKTSFQRDYEKGNARHEGDIFGGTLIRMAEENNITVPVIKEIYNKL
- a CDS encoding long-chain fatty acid--CoA ligase — translated: MFSFKTLPEMLQESVKKHGEKPAFKVKEQGRFIPVTYKELYQKIKSFGTGLLEIGIKELDHVGLISENRLEWIISDLAIIHLRAADVPCSGGSSPKDIYFKLSHSDSTAAILEGEKQFINFLQMPKALPEIKNIILLDKINLFCEIAEAPEWAIPIDFVENNKISKIFEKTLNSFIRHQNTALFLSPKAKNFLENYLENNQQVLNKLKGKLPAAFFKETLMQRIYTVDKGFNQQKSFKIYSFDYISQKGQKLLEKGNNKFEEIAKSVREDDLVTIIYTSGTTADPKGVMLVHSNFVHNVRVMPPVQDINGNDRFLSVLPSWHIFERTAEYLSLTVGASTAYSKPFKQILLPDLADEKPTIMTSVPRIWESVYQGAMAKANKGSSFQKKVFDWAFKVGTKYKEAEKIANNEIPLFDRLEFSPEERKKARKTMAMLGWQYKLADKLVYKKIKEVAGGKLRFAISGGGALPDNVDKFFDIAGILVCEGYGLTETSPVLSARNPNARIISTVGTTMPEAEIKIVNKDNLKKEIPNGQTGVVLTKGPMVMRGYYKNEQKTAEVIQDGWFNTGDLGRKTKNGKYLQLVGRSKDTIVLRGGENVEPQPLEEKLLESELINMAVVVGQDKPRLGVLIVPNFETLKAFWEKEKTKIENISDYLKDPKTISLFQQEVRRLISRENGFNPYETVMGLALCSREFSVETGELTETLKVKRFEIHKKFEEIINKICG
- a CDS encoding flavodoxin family protein, which translates into the protein MSNNLKVVGIIGSPRKGMNTDTLVTKALEGAQTSGARTEKIYLNDLDILPCQACEKFPSPEYCFFHDGMDKIYSILESADALVIGAPAYFASFSAQLKLMIDRSNCLAEIITQPNGKLVFKPRIKKKKKAIFVWVANISRNPEHALASIRIWCKYFANIELVDTLIATESDSGEGVRKSTKLLDKAFNLGVLLTT